The Candidatus Accumulibacter similis genome has a segment encoding these proteins:
- the menB gene encoding 1,4-dihydroxy-2-naphthoyl-CoA synthase has protein sequence MIRPALEWQPRVANDTYSDICYDAAEGIARIVINRPERRNAFRPETIEQLMDAMHRAQFDPGIGVIILTGAGHLAFCSGGDQRVRGDDGGYHDETGMPRLNVLDLQMQIRRCPKPVVAMVAGYAIGGGHVLHLVCDLTIAADNARFGQTGPRVGSFDAGLGAGLMARTIGLKRAKEIWLLCRQYDAAAALSMGLVNTVVPLAGLEEETVRWCREMLQLSPMALRMIKAGFNADTDGLAGIQELAGNATGLFYMTAEGQEGRNAWIEKRKPDFSRYRRRP, from the coding sequence ATGATCCGCCCCGCTCTAGAATGGCAGCCGCGCGTCGCCAACGACACCTACAGCGACATCTGTTACGACGCTGCCGAAGGCATCGCACGCATTGTCATCAATCGGCCCGAGCGGCGCAATGCCTTTCGCCCCGAAACCATCGAGCAACTGATGGATGCCATGCACCGGGCGCAGTTCGATCCCGGCATCGGCGTCATCATCCTCACCGGCGCCGGTCACCTCGCCTTCTGCTCTGGCGGCGACCAGCGCGTGCGTGGCGACGACGGGGGCTACCACGACGAGACAGGCATGCCGCGCCTCAACGTGCTCGATCTGCAGATGCAGATTCGCCGCTGCCCGAAGCCGGTGGTGGCGATGGTCGCCGGCTACGCGATCGGTGGCGGGCACGTGCTGCACCTCGTCTGCGATCTGACGATCGCCGCCGACAATGCCCGTTTCGGCCAGACCGGCCCGCGCGTAGGCAGTTTCGACGCCGGCCTCGGTGCCGGACTGATGGCGCGTACGATCGGCCTCAAGCGGGCGAAGGAGATCTGGCTGCTCTGCCGCCAGTACGACGCGGCAGCGGCGCTATCGATGGGCCTGGTCAACACCGTCGTTCCCCTCGCCGGGCTCGAGGAGGAGACCGTCCGCTGGTGTCGCGAGATGCTGCAGCTCTCGCCGATGGCACTGCGCATGATCAAGGCCGGCTTCAATGCCGACACCGACGGCCTCGCCGGGATCCAGGAACTGGCCGGCAACGCCACCGGCCTCTTCTACATGACCGCCGAAGGCCAGGAGGGACGCAACGCCTGGATCGAGAAAAGGAAGCCGGATTTCTCGCGCTACCGCCGGCGGCCCTGA
- the menC gene encoding o-succinylbenzoate synthase: protein MKLAAATLHPYRLPLRARWLTAGASLGERCGWLLCLQDDTGRRGYGECAPLPDGGTESAATAVDALQSLLPPLLGRTAREALRQLGPGSGSRMPAARCAVETALLDLLAQDSGIPLAAYLNGARLRPAAGAPPPPPIRLNAACGSLAGLCEDDIRAACSAGFEVLKLKLGVLAIDEEVALLRQLATVLPPACQLRLDANRAWPAATAARFLNACADLPIETVEEPLATPDIERLQALQDGTKIAIAVDESIRDLDGHALLARRAVRRLVIKPPRHGGLLPALALARRAGGAGIECIVTSSLDSACGVTAAAHLAAALDNRLAHGLATSTWLSEDTGSPPIIGSGQLLLDASPGLGFVPDRTRLFVAPAGLYCR from the coding sequence ATGAAGCTCGCCGCAGCCACCCTCCACCCCTATCGCCTGCCGCTGCGTGCACGCTGGCTGACGGCGGGCGCCAGCCTCGGCGAGCGTTGCGGCTGGCTGCTGTGCCTGCAGGACGACACCGGCCGCCGCGGCTACGGCGAATGCGCTCCGCTGCCGGACGGCGGCACCGAATCCGCCGCGACGGCGGTCGATGCGCTGCAATCCCTGCTGCCGCCGCTGCTCGGCCGCACTGCCCGGGAGGCGCTGCGGCAACTCGGACCCGGCAGCGGCAGCCGGATGCCGGCAGCGCGCTGTGCCGTCGAAACGGCGCTCCTCGACCTGCTGGCGCAGGATTCCGGCATTCCGCTCGCTGCCTATCTCAACGGCGCCCGGCTGCGGCCGGCAGCGGGCGCCCCGCCACCGCCGCCGATACGGCTCAACGCAGCCTGCGGCAGCCTGGCGGGACTCTGCGAGGACGACATTCGCGCCGCCTGCAGCGCCGGCTTCGAGGTCCTCAAGCTGAAGCTCGGGGTGCTCGCGATCGATGAGGAAGTCGCTCTTCTGCGGCAACTCGCCACCGTCCTGCCGCCCGCCTGCCAGCTGCGCCTCGACGCCAACCGGGCCTGGCCCGCGGCGACCGCAGCCCGCTTCCTGAACGCCTGCGCCGATCTGCCGATCGAGACGGTCGAGGAACCTCTGGCCACCCCGGACATCGAGCGGCTGCAGGCGCTGCAGGACGGTACGAAGATCGCCATCGCGGTCGACGAGTCGATTCGGGACCTCGACGGTCACGCCCTCCTCGCCCGGCGAGCGGTACGCCGGCTGGTGATCAAGCCGCCGCGCCACGGTGGCCTGCTGCCGGCACTGGCGCTGGCGCGCCGCGCGGGCGGCGCCGGCATCGAATGCATCGTCACCAGCAGCCTCGACAGCGCCTGCGGCGTCACTGCTGCCGCCCACCTCGCGGCCGCGCTCGACAATCGCCTGGCACACGGTCTCGCGACCTCGACCTGGCTGAGCGAGGACACCGGATCGCCGCCGATCATCGGCAGCGGCCAACTGCTGCTCGACGCATCGCCCGGGCTCGGCTTCGTTCCCGACCGGACGAGGCTTTTCGTTGCGCCCGCTGGGTTATACTGTCGATAA
- a CDS encoding ATP-dependent helicase — MPIPDDGCRAATGDPLAQLNPAQRAAAGFGIGVRGSGDQRHPPLLVIAGAGSGKTSTLAHRVAQLIDCGVDPGRLLLLTFSRRAAGEMTRRVGRLLNRHAAGTPSLPWAGTFHGIAARLLREYAARVGIDPCFTIHDRQDSADLLNLARHGLGFSAREKRFPLKSTCLAIYSAVLNTQTSLGEVLQTSFPWCAEWQAELKRLFREYVLSKQAQQVLDFDDLLLYWAQMVGEAGLGHEIGNRFSHVLVDEYQDTNRLQAAILLAMKPDGRGLTVVGDDAQSIYAFRGATVRNILEFPQHFAPPAQVLTLDRNYRSTQPILDAANRVIALAAERFSKDLWSERSAGEKPRLVAVRDEADQATYVVEQVLAQREAGVRLKSQAVLFRTAQHSVRVEIELRRRNVPFVKFGGLKFLEAAHIKDVLAILRWAQNRRDRLAGFRAMQLVAGIGPKSASRVLDNIAAAAPGCLLLEEQPVPEAARPAWREFAGLIASCSPGGAPWPAACEQLCRWYQEQLERLHEDPLLRQTDIEQLALIAATYPSAERFLTELVLDPPAASSDGAGPPLLDEDYLILSTVHSAKGQEWTAVFVLNAVDGCIPSDMATGSTAAIEEERRLLYVAMTRARTHLELILPQRFHVTQQAALGDRHVHAARTRFIPHALLPDYQQLSWPPPAATAPPANPQARQEVFDLTARMRAMWQ, encoded by the coding sequence ATGCCAATCCCGGATGACGGCTGCCGCGCCGCCACCGGCGACCCGCTCGCGCAACTCAACCCGGCACAGCGGGCTGCGGCCGGCTTCGGCATCGGCGTGCGCGGCAGCGGCGACCAGCGGCATCCGCCCCTGCTGGTCATCGCCGGAGCCGGCTCGGGCAAGACGAGCACGCTGGCGCACCGCGTCGCGCAGCTCATCGACTGCGGCGTCGACCCCGGCCGGCTGCTGCTCCTCACCTTCTCGCGCCGCGCCGCCGGCGAAATGACCCGCCGCGTCGGGCGGCTCCTCAACCGACATGCGGCAGGCACGCCGTCACTGCCATGGGCGGGGACCTTTCACGGCATCGCTGCCCGCCTGCTGCGCGAGTACGCGGCACGGGTCGGCATCGACCCATGCTTCACCATCCACGACCGCCAGGATTCGGCCGACCTGCTGAACCTCGCCCGCCACGGCCTCGGTTTCTCGGCCAGGGAGAAGCGCTTCCCGCTGAAGAGCACCTGTCTCGCGATCTACTCGGCCGTGCTGAATACGCAGACGAGCCTCGGCGAAGTGCTGCAGACAAGCTTTCCGTGGTGCGCCGAGTGGCAAGCCGAGCTGAAACGCCTCTTCCGCGAATACGTGCTCAGCAAACAGGCACAGCAGGTACTCGATTTCGATGACCTGCTGCTCTACTGGGCGCAGATGGTCGGCGAAGCGGGACTCGGACACGAGATCGGCAATCGCTTCAGCCACGTCCTGGTGGACGAGTATCAGGATACCAACCGCCTGCAGGCGGCGATCCTGCTGGCGATGAAACCTGACGGCCGCGGCCTGACCGTCGTCGGCGACGACGCCCAGTCGATCTACGCCTTTCGCGGCGCGACCGTGCGCAACATCCTCGAGTTCCCGCAGCACTTCGCGCCACCGGCACAGGTGCTGACGCTCGACCGCAACTACCGGTCGACGCAACCGATCCTCGACGCCGCCAACCGGGTCATCGCGCTTGCCGCCGAGCGCTTCAGCAAGGATCTGTGGAGCGAGCGCAGCGCCGGCGAGAAGCCACGGCTGGTCGCCGTACGCGACGAGGCCGACCAGGCGACCTACGTCGTCGAGCAGGTTCTCGCGCAGCGCGAGGCAGGCGTCCGCCTGAAGTCGCAGGCAGTCCTGTTCCGCACCGCGCAGCACAGCGTCCGCGTCGAGATCGAACTGCGGCGGCGCAACGTTCCCTTCGTCAAGTTTGGCGGCCTCAAATTCCTCGAAGCAGCGCACATCAAGGACGTCCTGGCCATACTTCGCTGGGCGCAGAACCGGCGTGACCGCCTGGCCGGCTTTCGCGCCATGCAACTGGTGGCCGGAATCGGCCCGAAAAGCGCCAGCCGGGTGCTCGACAACATCGCTGCCGCAGCGCCAGGCTGCCTGCTGCTCGAAGAGCAACCCGTACCTGAGGCGGCGCGGCCTGCCTGGCGCGAGTTCGCCGGCCTGATCGCCAGTTGCAGCCCGGGAGGGGCGCCGTGGCCGGCGGCCTGCGAGCAGCTCTGCCGCTGGTACCAGGAGCAGCTCGAGCGTCTGCACGAAGACCCGCTGCTGCGACAGACGGACATCGAACAGCTGGCGCTGATCGCTGCAACCTACCCAAGTGCCGAGCGCTTCCTCACCGAACTGGTGCTCGACCCGCCCGCGGCCAGCAGCGACGGGGCCGGCCCGCCGCTGCTCGATGAAGACTATCTGATCCTGTCCACGGTCCACTCCGCCAAGGGGCAGGAGTGGACGGCGGTATTCGTCCTCAATGCCGTCGATGGCTGCATCCCGTCGGACATGGCGACCGGCTCGACTGCGGCGATCGAGGAGGAGCGACGGCTGCTCTATGTCGCCATGACGCGGGCGCGGACGCACCTCGAGCTGATCCTGCCGCAACGTTTCCACGTCACGCAACAGGCCGCCCTCGGTGACCGGCACGTCCATGCCGCGCGCACGCGTTTCATCCCGCATGCACTGCTGCCCGATTACCAACAGCTTTCCTGGCCACCTCCGGCCGCCACAGCGCCGCCCGCCAATCCCCAGGCGCGCCAGGAAGTGTTCGACCTGACGGCGCGGATGCGCGCGATGTGGCAATGA
- a CDS encoding dynamin family protein, translating into MTLAQHFAAYSEWRARVSEIIGKFSGWLLDHELNDAQTDRRIARLLDKLREDRLQVAFVAEFSRGKSELINAIFFAGYGNRVLPSTAGRTTMCPTELLFDRSKPPSIELLPIETREGKTSISEYKRFADEWRIVPIDTTSAEAMQEALRHVSDVIRVPPAVAENLGFTLAEGDSELLRRGEDGCVEIPRWRHAVINFPHPLLEQGLVILDTPGLNAIGTEPELTLSLLPNAHAVLFILAADTGVTQSDLTVWREHIASAGGRSKGRIVVLNKIDTLWDELKSAQEVSAEICRQVDTCAWTLDLAEDQIFPVSAQKALVAKINGDGELLQRSRLGELETALSQELIPAKQEIVRDGIDADFADCFQRTRSLLDSRLSGLHEQLSELTELRGKNRGVVEYMMGKVRVEKEEFESGLQRYYAVRSVFSQLTNNLFAHLGLDSMRLLSTSTREAMAKATFSKTLAAAMAHYFNEARGNLGRSEADVREITTMMEAIHKKFSVEHGLKLGTPVGFSLLRYEKEIDRLDAWCQTHVSSMFQLLVHEKSQLVQRFFEEVAVQVRKTFERANRDAESWLKAVMAPLEIQIREHQIHLKRRLESIKRIHQATDTLEQRIDELQHVEDKLLQQVQSLTQIGQNFADVLRQEVNAAAERQAA; encoded by the coding sequence ATGACGCTTGCCCAACACTTTGCCGCCTACAGCGAATGGCGCGCGCGGGTCTCGGAGATCATCGGGAAGTTCTCGGGCTGGTTGCTCGACCACGAGCTGAACGATGCGCAGACGGACCGTCGCATCGCCCGCCTGCTCGACAAGCTGCGCGAGGACCGTCTGCAGGTGGCATTCGTCGCCGAGTTCTCGCGCGGCAAATCGGAACTGATCAACGCCATCTTCTTTGCCGGCTACGGCAACCGTGTTCTGCCTTCGACCGCCGGCCGGACGACGATGTGTCCGACCGAGCTGCTGTTCGACCGGAGCAAGCCGCCGTCGATCGAGTTGCTGCCGATCGAGACCCGGGAAGGGAAGACCAGCATCAGTGAGTACAAGCGATTTGCCGACGAGTGGCGGATCGTGCCGATCGACACCACCTCCGCCGAAGCCATGCAGGAGGCGCTGCGGCACGTCAGCGACGTCATCCGGGTACCGCCGGCAGTTGCCGAGAACCTCGGTTTCACGCTTGCCGAAGGCGACTCCGAGCTGTTGCGACGCGGTGAAGACGGTTGTGTCGAGATTCCCCGCTGGCGGCACGCGGTGATCAATTTCCCGCATCCGCTGCTTGAGCAGGGGCTGGTGATTCTCGACACGCCCGGCCTCAATGCCATCGGTACCGAACCCGAACTGACCCTGTCGCTGTTGCCGAACGCGCATGCGGTGTTGTTCATCCTGGCTGCCGATACCGGCGTCACCCAGTCCGACCTGACGGTCTGGCGCGAGCACATCGCGTCGGCTGGCGGCCGCAGCAAGGGTCGCATCGTAGTTCTCAACAAGATCGACACCCTGTGGGACGAACTCAAGTCGGCGCAGGAGGTCAGCGCCGAGATCTGCCGGCAGGTCGATACCTGTGCCTGGACGCTCGATCTGGCGGAGGACCAGATCTTCCCCGTGTCGGCGCAGAAGGCTCTGGTTGCGAAGATCAACGGCGACGGCGAACTGCTGCAGCGCAGCCGTCTGGGAGAACTGGAGACCGCCCTCTCGCAGGAGCTGATTCCAGCCAAGCAGGAGATCGTTCGCGATGGCATCGACGCCGACTTCGCCGACTGCTTCCAGCGCACGCGCAGCCTGCTCGACTCGCGTCTTTCCGGGCTGCACGAGCAGCTCAGCGAACTGACCGAACTGCGCGGCAAGAACAGGGGTGTCGTCGAGTACATGATGGGCAAGGTGCGCGTCGAGAAGGAGGAGTTCGAGTCCGGCCTGCAGCGCTACTATGCGGTGCGCAGCGTCTTTTCGCAGTTGACCAACAACCTGTTCGCGCACCTCGGGCTCGATTCGATGCGCCTGCTGAGCACGTCGACGCGCGAGGCAATGGCCAAGGCCACGTTCTCGAAGACACTGGCTGCGGCGATGGCGCACTATTTCAACGAGGCGCGCGGCAACCTGGGGCGCTCGGAAGCAGACGTCAGGGAGATCACGACCATGATGGAGGCGATCCACAAGAAGTTCTCGGTCGAGCACGGCCTCAAGCTGGGGACGCCGGTCGGCTTCTCGCTGCTGCGCTACGAGAAGGAGATCGACCGTCTCGACGCCTGGTGCCAGACGCACGTCAGCAGCATGTTCCAGCTGCTGGTGCATGAGAAGAGCCAGTTGGTGCAGCGCTTCTTCGAAGAGGTGGCGGTGCAGGTGCGCAAGACCTTCGAGCGCGCCAACCGTGACGCCGAATCATGGCTGAAGGCGGTTATGGCGCCGCTCGAGATCCAGATCCGCGAGCACCAGATTCATCTCAAGAGGCGCCTCGAGAGCATCAAGCGGATCCATCAGGCGACCGATACGCTGGAACAGCGGATCGACGAACTGCAGCATGTCGAGGACAAGTTGTTGCAGCAGGTGCAATCGCTGACCCAGATCGGCCAGAATTTTGCCGACGTGCTGCGGCAGGAGGTCAACGCTGCCGCGGAGCGTCAGGCCGCCTGA
- the mutM gene encoding bifunctional DNA-formamidopyrimidine glycosylase/DNA-(apurinic or apyrimidinic site) lyase, giving the protein MPELPEVEVSRQGLLPFLSQQRIAGAVVRTPRLRHEIPSGLEARLAGLRVETIRRRGKYLLFDCQSGDGGGWLILHLGMSGSLRLVPPATPPQAHDHFDLLFADNVLRLRDPRRFGALLWHEGEQVETHPLLAGLGIEPLSADFDGDWLYAATRRRRVPIKPLLMDSRLVVGIGNIYAAESLHLAGIAPRRTANRISHARYRVLAAAVQSTLSAAIAAGGSSVRDYVHSDGGAGCFQLSCAVYDRAGEPCPGCGGPVRMIRQGGRSSFYCPHCQR; this is encoded by the coding sequence ATGCCGGAACTCCCCGAAGTCGAAGTCAGTCGGCAGGGATTGCTTCCCTTCCTGTCACAGCAACGAATTGCCGGCGCCGTCGTGCGAACGCCACGGCTGCGGCACGAGATTCCCTCCGGTCTCGAGGCGCGCCTCGCCGGCCTGCGTGTCGAGACGATCCGGCGCCGCGGCAAGTATCTGCTGTTCGACTGCCAGAGCGGTGATGGCGGCGGCTGGCTGATCCTGCACCTTGGGATGTCCGGCAGCCTGCGTCTGGTGCCACCGGCGACGCCGCCGCAGGCGCACGATCACTTCGACCTGCTCTTCGCCGACAACGTTCTTCGCCTGCGTGACCCGCGGCGTTTCGGGGCGCTGCTCTGGCATGAAGGTGAGCAGGTCGAGACGCATCCGCTGTTGGCCGGGCTCGGCATCGAGCCCCTGTCCGCCGACTTCGATGGTGACTGGCTGTACGCCGCGACGCGCCGGCGCCGCGTGCCGATCAAGCCGCTGCTGATGGACAGTCGCCTGGTGGTCGGCATCGGCAACATCTATGCCGCCGAGAGCCTCCATCTGGCCGGCATCGCGCCGCGACGCACGGCCAACCGCATCAGCCATGCGCGCTATCGGGTGCTGGCGGCAGCCGTGCAGTCGACCCTGTCGGCGGCGATCGCCGCTGGCGGCAGCAGCGTGCGCGACTACGTCCACAGTGATGGCGGCGCCGGCTGCTTCCAGCTTTCGTGCGCCGTCTATGATCGCGCGGGCGAGCCCTGCCCGGGTTGTGGCGGGCCGGTGCGGATGATCCGGCAGGGTGGCCGCTCGAGCTTCTATTGTCCACACTGTCAGCGTTGA